In one window of Meiothermus sp. DNA:
- a CDS encoding diguanylate cyclase domain-containing protein, giving the protein MPNRFLWTLSYGMVAIGAVLGALILHFLGSYLSYQLPFLMIFTATTASVYGLLWGLLAAGASAFLLALTGGFEALDGALLLLSATIAYGVGESLRRAHRRAKALLRSHQLIAAALEVLPALENRRTLLENLPQRLNHLVSGGHVSVWLPQEQAFLLLASAPALGLHKVSAQGVVGQAFREGKPVCVQNVRKEPAFIGASGFSTLAELALPLYERGEVVAVLNLEKIKPFLPEEIEGLVRFAEAVSLQLDRLSDLEVRYLLSDLAVGLQKVHSLKEASEMALSLLLQGLSLEAGVIWEARGAHMQAIAYQGVTEASLLEVLRDGLPYGQGLAWDVYASGKPFFTQHYAAEPYGVRALQALDWRTFVAHPVPTSGSNRSRFVLVTGTRSERVWRNAERELLQLFCQTLGIGFERLVEKFRHEVTNSLLQELLEQPSENLYQRVLEEAIGQVPGSEAGSLLVLEQGLYRYKAAVGYDLEALQATPFSHTDMLKWYGLGEESSCQGEPRILSTKTKAIAEVSYETAPQEIMDSAGKVQEIQANLCLPIPYQGQVLAYLNLDNLHDAQGFGEDSLRAAQFFASPLATLLHDSRIHRLLEEAALTDSLTKLPNRRAFDKILREELERAVRHGYPLSLAVMDLKGFKTINDTLGHATGDLALIKVAEHLEAERRSGDHLFRWGGDEFAAIFPHTRKNEALAVTSRYAHAIESISFNKLPLRADIGLAAYPEDGATPDALLIAADNRMYEAKARGIFATSETESGMP; this is encoded by the coding sequence ATGCCCAACCGCTTCCTATGGACTCTTTCTTATGGGATGGTTGCCATTGGCGCAGTGTTGGGCGCGCTGATTTTGCATTTTTTGGGTTCTTATCTTTCTTATCAACTTCCTTTCCTCATGATTTTTACAGCCACCACGGCCAGCGTTTATGGCCTGCTTTGGGGGCTTCTGGCCGCTGGAGCATCCGCTTTTCTCCTGGCGCTCACAGGGGGGTTTGAGGCTCTCGATGGTGCATTGCTACTGCTATCTGCAACGATTGCTTATGGGGTGGGAGAAAGCCTTCGCAGGGCCCACCGCCGTGCCAAAGCTTTGCTTCGCAGCCACCAGCTCATTGCGGCGGCCCTGGAGGTTCTTCCTGCACTCGAAAACCGCCGTACCCTCCTGGAAAACCTTCCGCAGCGCCTGAACCATTTAGTGTCGGGCGGTCACGTAAGCGTCTGGTTGCCTCAGGAACAAGCTTTTCTGTTGCTGGCTAGTGCTCCGGCCCTTGGCCTCCACAAGGTTTCGGCCCAGGGTGTGGTAGGACAAGCGTTTCGTGAAGGCAAGCCGGTATGCGTACAGAACGTACGGAAAGAGCCGGCCTTCATTGGCGCCTCGGGCTTTTCCACCCTGGCCGAGCTGGCCCTTCCCCTTTACGAGCGAGGGGAGGTGGTGGCGGTACTCAATCTGGAGAAGATCAAGCCATTTTTACCCGAGGAAATAGAGGGCTTAGTGAGGTTTGCCGAAGCGGTCAGCCTTCAACTAGACCGGCTGAGCGACCTCGAGGTACGTTACCTACTTTCCGACCTCGCGGTGGGGCTGCAAAAAGTACATTCCCTTAAGGAGGCTTCGGAAATGGCCCTCTCGCTGCTGCTGCAAGGCCTCTCCCTCGAGGCCGGGGTGATCTGGGAGGCTCGAGGGGCCCACATGCAAGCTATTGCTTACCAGGGAGTGACCGAAGCCAGCTTATTGGAGGTTTTGCGGGACGGGCTGCCGTACGGGCAGGGCCTGGCCTGGGATGTGTACGCCTCGGGAAAGCCCTTTTTCACACAGCACTACGCAGCAGAGCCCTACGGGGTTCGTGCTTTGCAGGCGCTGGACTGGCGCACTTTTGTGGCCCACCCCGTCCCGACCTCCGGCTCCAATCGAAGCCGCTTTGTCTTGGTTACAGGTACACGCAGCGAAAGAGTCTGGCGCAATGCAGAGCGGGAGCTACTGCAGCTTTTTTGTCAAACCCTGGGCATTGGGTTTGAGCGTTTGGTAGAGAAATTCCGGCATGAAGTTACTAATAGTCTGCTGCAGGAACTGCTGGAGCAGCCCTCAGAGAACCTCTATCAGCGGGTACTGGAGGAAGCCATCGGCCAGGTGCCAGGCAGCGAAGCGGGAAGCTTGTTGGTACTGGAGCAGGGGCTCTACCGATACAAAGCCGCTGTAGGGTACGACCTCGAGGCATTGCAGGCCACACCTTTTAGCCACACAGACATGCTCAAATGGTACGGTTTGGGGGAGGAGAGTTCATGCCAGGGGGAGCCTCGCATTTTGAGCACAAAAACCAAAGCCATTGCAGAGGTCAGCTACGAAACAGCACCTCAGGAAATTATGGACTCTGCTGGCAAGGTTCAGGAAATTCAGGCCAACCTTTGCCTGCCCATCCCTTATCAAGGCCAGGTGTTGGCCTACCTTAACTTAGATAACCTGCACGACGCCCAGGGTTTCGGGGAGGATAGCCTGCGCGCAGCGCAGTTTTTCGCTTCTCCCTTGGCTACACTGCTGCACGATAGCAGAATCCACCGCCTACTGGAGGAAGCCGCCCTCACCGACTCTCTTACCAAGCTTCCCAACCGACGCGCCTTCGACAAAATTTTGCGGGAAGAACTCGAGCGGGCTGTTCGGCACGGCTATCCGCTTTCCTTAGCAGTGATGGACTTAAAGGGCTTCAAGACCATCAACGACACCCTGGGCCACGCCACCGGGGACCTAGCCCTCATTAAAGTGGCCGAACACCTTGAAGCGGAGCGGCGCTCGGGAGACCACCTGTTCCGCTGGGGCGGCGATGAGTTTGCAGCCATCTTCCCGCATACCCGCAAAAATGAAGCGCTCGCGGTCACCTCCCGCTATGCCCATGCCATCGAGTCGATAAGCTTTAACAAACTGCCCCTGCGAGCAGATATTGGACTTGCCGCATATCCAGAAGATGGCGCAACGCCGGATGCGCTCCTAATTGCGGCAGATAACCGCATGTACGAAGCCAAAGCCAGGGGCATTTTCGCTACCAGCGAAACCGAGAGCGGAATGCCATAA